The following DNA comes from Suncus etruscus isolate mSunEtr1 chromosome 12, mSunEtr1.pri.cur, whole genome shotgun sequence.
AAGGAAAGGGAATGGATGTGAACATTAGGGAAACAAGTTTTCAACTGAGAAGCAACATGAAATGAGCCCTGGGGAAGCAATGGAAGTTTTTCAAAGTGATCTAGTCTTcttcctggttctttgcttagggatcactcctggtgagaagTAGAGGGTCCATatagttggctacatgcaaggcggGCAAGTATCCTACCCGCTGTCCTATCTGAAGGCCTTCTTAAAGTTCTGGAGCCAGGGGAGAGTGGTTGGTATGGAGACAGCTCTGGTGGTGAAAGCTGTGCTAGGCTGGCAGGAAATGAATCAGTCTATCATCACCAGTCCCATGCCCTGGACTGTCACTTCGGCTCTGAACTCAGTTTCACGTCCCACAATGGAAATCACTGTAACATCTTTGCTATATTGAAGTAAAGGATAGAGATTATTGCTGTGCTCTTAAATTGTAGCTTTGGGTTGAAGGCCATATCTGGCCAGGCATAAGCTAGGGGAAGGTCCGtgtctaggatcaaacccaggtcccggtgcaaagcatgtgctacaGCCATTGGGTCATCTATTTCATGTCCTATAgcaaattgttttttggggggttgggtcacatccagcaacactcagggattacttttggctctgcactcagaaattgctcctggcaggctcagggaaccatttgggatgctgggaattgaactcaggtctgtcctgggtcagctgtgtgtaaggcaaatgccctaccactgtgctatctctctggccccctccatagcaatttttatcatacttatcCTTATTGTTGATTCAAATTGGGTTCAgactattaaaaaattaattccacTTATCACTCCTCAGTGGATAAATGTATTTTGATTTCAACCTCTCACGAAACAGGGTGCGTCAAATTATATGCTAGAGTTCTTTCTAGTGCTTTTATGAAGCCTTAGTGCTCTTGGCCTTGGGTGGTGGGTTTGGGATTTGGTTTGCTCTGTTCCCTGCAGGACTCAGTCCATGGGAGTGGATGATGGGTCAGTACTTAGTCCACCAGTGCAGGTGGAAATTCAGTGATTAAACTTGGGTTCTCACACTTGTCCTGTTCCCTGTGCCTCTCAGACCTATGTGGTGTACTTTGTTtgttggggtcacattcagtggtgtttGAGGTGAGgaaggatcaaactgcagtcaatTGCATTCAAGAAGCTCCTTAAACTATACTGCCTCTCTAGCCCTTTTTTATGGGGTGATTTTGCTAGTTGATttaggtttgggggctacatcctaTTGACTACCAGGGATTAAAGTCTGGTTGGCCCCTTGTGGTGTTTTGATGAACATTAGGTGAGGTCAGAGAGTGTCTCTCGTTCCTGGGCTTTATCTGTGAAATTTGGACATGGGGGTATGTTTGGCCTGGTAGGGACAGTCCCCCCACCTCTAGTTACTTCATGCACTGGAACATGagagctgcctttttttttttttttttttttggtttggtttggttttgggccacacccggtgacactcaggggttatttctggctatgcactcagaaatggctcctaacttgggggaccatataggatgctaaggatcgaacaaaagtcgtcctgggtcagctacgtggaaggcaaatgccctactactgcgctatcactccggccccaagagctgCTATTTTTGCAACATTTACTCAGCAAGGGTGTGTGGAAGCCTTTACAATTCActgcaataataatttaaattcacaagcaataaaaatagtacaacagagagagcatttgccttgcatatatcaacctgggtttgatcctgagcatcccatatgtcccttgagCTCTCAAGGAGTaattctggggcaggagagatagcacatcggcatttgccttgcaagcagccgatccagggcttaaggtggttggttcaaattccggagttccatatggtcccccgtgcctgccaggaggtatttctgagcagatagccaggagtaacccatgagcaccgccggttgtgggccaaaaaaaaaaaaaaaaaaaaaaaaggagtaattcctgagtccagagccagaagtaaatcctgagcaccaccggatgtggccccaaaacaaacaaaaataataaaataaaattcatcatgattctggaccagagcaatagtagtacaaccggtaagtcacttgccttacacatggctgacactagttcaagtaagccctgagtactgcttgggtgtggccccaaaaccaagaaaagaaaataaatcaaattcaCCCCCATTTCAGCCGGTCTGGAACTCAGCTGCCTGAGGCTTTTCACACCAGTATCTGGAGAGTATCTGTGGGGAGAGTGTGACAAAGTAGGTGTCAGCCCTTCTTGGACTCTGCTTCTACAGCTGAGTAGGCCTCTCTGCTTGGCACTGCGGGCTTTGGTCCAAGTCAGTTAAGTTTCTGTGTTCTGTGGTCAACCAACCaaatctttctgtctgtcttttagTCAAATAAAGTTCCCGTTGTTCAACACCCACATCACATGCACCCGCTGACACCCCTCATCACCTACAGTAACGACCACTTCCCCCCTGGCTCCCCCACACACCTCTCCCCTGAGATCGACCCGAAGACAGGTGAGCTGGGGTCCCACAGGGTATTCCTCGAACCCGTCCTGTgccccatttgggggggggggggtggcagaaGGACATGTGGTGTGGGACCAGCGCCCCCTCCTGTCCAGGCCTCTCTCTACAACAGGGAGAGGTTCTCTATCCACTGACTTAACCCCTCCATACCCTGTCAGTCCTGCAACAGGCCTGCCTAAGCTCATCCTGCCTGCTTCTCTGCCCCAGGAGGAAACAGTGTCCAAGGGCCTGGTATAGGGCTCCAAGTTTTGGGGGCCCCTCTTTAGAGACATCATCCTTGTTGCTATTCACTGACCTGGAGGACTCATTTGTATCTCCACACCTGAGACTGGGGTGGCCCCAGGGTCAGCCAGGATTCCGGGACAAAGATCACCCCTCAACCCCATTCCACACTTCTCTAGAGAGAAAGGGAGTCAGAACTAGCCAGAAAGTCTTACCTCAGCCTCTGACTATCTTGGGGAGGTTCCCCTGGTGGTATTAAGGTGTCCCGGTCAGGTCTGACCCATGTCTTTGGAAATAGGAATCCCCCGGCCCCCACACCCATCGGAGCTGTCTCCCTACTACCCACTGTCTCCCGGGGCCGTCGGCCAGATCCCGCACCCCCTCGGCTGGCTGGTTCCACAGTAAGAAAACTGCACCCTCCTTCTCttcccagccctccttccttccttctctcacccatacttccttccttcatccctccatcctccttttctcccttccttcctacctccctccctccctccctttattcCTCCTTCCACCAAGCTCTGCCTTCACAGCCCCTAAGATTTAGGGGCACTGCGCCTCACTGCTGCCCAGCAATTCCTTCTCCTTCCagccctttctcctctcctttctttcactCTACACTAACCAGAACCCCTTACACCCACTTTTTTCAGGCAGGGACAGCCCGTGTACTCGCTCCCTCCTGGTGGCTTCCGGCACCCCTACCCCGCCCTTGCCATGAACGCCTCTATGTCCAGGTGAGTTGGGCCAGAGCAACTGCGCTTTCTCCTCCCATCCAGTCAGTTCTACCCGGAAACCCCAAGCTTCGTTGAAGTCCCCTTGGATCCACTGCCTCTTCCCGGTGGGGTTAGAGTAGCAGAGAGAGTGCAGGGCTTTCCCCAGGGTCCCCACCCCAAGAGTCCAGCCTGGAGCCTGAGATGAGTTTGGGGAATCCCCAGCCTGGCCCTGGGGCGGGAGTAGGGGATTCTGTACCATGCATCTGCCCTAAACATAGGGGTGCCCTTGTGACTCATTCTGATCTGTTTCCACTCTCCCCAGCCTGGTTTCCAGTCGCTTCTCCCCACACATGGTGGCGCCAGCCCATCCTGGTCTGCCCACTTCAGGGATCCCTCACCCCGCCATTGTCTCCCCCATTGTCAAGCAGGAGCCAGCACCCCCCAGCCTGAGCCCGGCCGTGAGCGCGTAAGTAACAGCTCTGTCAACAGAGCTTCCCTTGCACTGTGCTTTGGGTGTGAGGACTTGGATTCGATCTCAAGTACTGCAGGGAGAGAAAGTTTGTGTGGTTTCTCTCACTCCCCCACTTCCAGCACCCCTGAAAAGGCAGCGCCCAGAAAGGAGGCTGTACTCAGTCTCCAGGTGACCTCATGAACCCTGGCACTGACTGAATCAACCCTCCTAGATGATGGTATGGGGTCCAGAGGGGTATGGGGACCCCCCTCCCCTATGCAAAGAAGTAGTAATCAGGACCCCTCATGCAAAGAGGCAGTTTCTGGCAGGAAACTGGGGCCATGCTGCCTGTCTGGCAGAACCCCCTGGTATCTCTGGTCACTTCGACCACCCTCTTCCTCTCTACACCTGGGCCTGTGCCACCCAGTTGTCTCCACCTGTGCCTTTCGGAAGTCAGTCCAGTCAGCAGGTGGTACCAGATACCAGATAGCAAGAACTCCAGGGCCTGTGGGTATTTGCTCACCCTTAGTCCTGTGCCTCCAGGAAGTCGCCCATCAcggtgaagaaggaggaggagaagaagccgCACGTGAAGAAGCCGCTGAACGCCTTCATGCTGTACATGAAGGAGATGAGGGCCAAGGTGGTGGCTGAATGTACCCTGAAGGAGAGCGCCGCCATCAACCAGATCCTGGGCAGGAAGGTAAGCATGGCCCTGGGCAACGGCCACCCACCGACGCCCCTGCACATCTCACATGCTCTGCCCCTGATCTCCATCCACAGTGGCACAACCTGTCCCGAGAAGAACAAGCCAAGTACTATGAACTGGCCCGTAAGGAGCGACAGCTCCACTCACAACTCTACCCGACCTGGTCAGCACGGGACAACTATGTAAGTGTAAGCCCACAGGGCCCTGTGGGCTGTTCAGAGAGGACTCAGGGTCAAGGGGATCTGCATTTCAAGTagggaaggtggaaggaaggaacaaaagagaagggaaggaaagattactattttggtttttggatcatacccaaaaagcatattcctggctctgtactcaggaatcactcctggcagtgcttggggagacataggaatgctggggattgaacctgggtcacttatgtgcaaagcaaattctctccccactctgctattgctccagtcccaggaagGTGTTTAAAAATCAGGGGTggggggactggagcagtggtgcaagcaagccttgcgcacactagcctaggacggactgtggtttgacccCCCTgacgtctcatatgatcccccaagctaggagcgatttctgagcacatagctagaagtaacccctgagcatcatcgggtgtgccccccccaaaaaaaatcttaggagggggccagagagatagatagcacagtggtagtgtgtttgccttgcaagcagctgacccaggacgagcAGTGGTTTGAGTTTTGGCATCCCCTAGAGTCCCCCACTTTCAGCACTTCTGAAAAGGCAGCACCTAGAAAGGGGGCTTTGCTCAGACTCTCTGTGACTTCgtgggccaggagcaatttctgagcgcagagcaaggagtaaccccagagtgccactgagtgtggccctaaaaaataaagatcttaGGAGACAGTAGCAAGGGCCCCAGAAAGAGCAGTCCCAGGCCGGAAAATAGTGCACGTGAAGAAGCCTTatcttgatccccagcaccacagggtcccccaagtagCACCAGAGAGGTTAGCCaggcaggaaaggaaggaaatgtgTGATATGTCTCATATGAACTGCCTCTGCCTTAATTCCATGATCGGCGGACAGTGAGAACTGCATGTCTCTGCTGTCACAGTGCCTCTAGCGATGTTCTTCTTCAGACACAAATGCTTAAACCCTAGGGGCAGATTGGGCAAACAGCAGCATGTGTCTTCTTTCTCTGAGGCCTCATTGTTTCGTCCAGTTCTCCGTGGGATCTGACACTTCTCAGAAGATAATCTCAGGGCtgaaaaatcattcctggagccATATGGCTCCTAAGCATTGTCGGACATGTCAGCCCCAACACTGCAGACAGCAGGCATCTCAGCCATGGCCCACCTCTTGGGAAggccacaaaccaaaacaaaatcaaggacCTCAATCTCATGAGGGATATAGAAACAAGATAACAAGACAGTGGCATATAACTAAGCCACTGTCACCAACATAAGGATGGGGCCTAGAATACAATGAACTTAAAAatgtttctgggggccagagagatagcatggagatagggtgtttgccttcatgcaggacagcggttcaaattctggcatcccatatggttccccaagcctgccgggagcgatttctgagcttagagccaggagtgacccaaaaaccaaaaaagaatgttCTGTTACGGAGGTTGATTGCAGGCAGAGGGGCAAAGGGAACCTGAAGTGATTGGTGAAGGGATGAAGGCACCAGTAATGGGATTGGAAGTCAGAcatttataaatcacagtgtccaaattaagaaaaaaaatcaagtgacaCTATtttagagagaaatagaaagtctAGGGGAACAAGAGGCTTTCAGACACTCAATTAGAAGAACCTTCTGGAAAAGGCCCAAGAACAAGCTCACTTGTTTCCTCGTGAGGCTCTTGAGAAAGCATGAAGGGATCTGAATATTTTTCCTCTCGCCTGGGTTTCTGACCCATGTTACCTCTTCCTTTtcagggaaagaagaagaagaggaagagagaaaaacagcTGTCACAGACACAAGCCCAGCAGCAAAGCCAGGAGGCAGAGAGTGAGTATAAGGAGAGCTGCCTCTTGTCAGGATACCTGCCCACAGCCTAAGCCCGGTCCTGCTGCTTCAGGACTGGCTTGGGGGTAGCTGAATCATGTAGACACAGGTGGAAGTTACTGACTATACACTTCCTGGATTCAGAATCTCAGAGAGAGCGAAGAAGACTCTGATCCCTCAGcttggttcaatacctggcacccatatggttgcccaagcactaccaagaaataattcctgaatccagagccaggagtaacccctgagcattgacaggtttTGCACAAACCCATAAACAAATGCATAAATGAATAAGAAAGACACTCCATTTTGGTCTGGGGCATGGCTCAGCGATACAGCTCTCGACTTGCAGGTGTGAGACTTTGTGTTTCATCACAAGTGTCAGACCAAAGGAAATTTATAAACAAGCTCAGGCTTAGAAACCTGGGGTTTGGGctcagagagctagcacagcggcgtttgccttgcaagcagccgatccaggacaaaaggtggttggttcgaatcccggtgtcccatatggtcccccgtgcctgccaggagctatttctgagcagacagccaggagtaacccctgagcaccaccgggtgtgacccaaaaacgaaacgaaacgaaaagaaaagaaaagaaaagaaaagaaaagaaaagaaaagaaacctgggcctggagagacagcacagtggtgtttgccttgtaagcagccgatccaggaccaaaggtggttggttcgaatcccggtgtcccatatggtcccccgtgcctgccaggagctatttttgagcagacagccaggagtaacccttgagcactgctgggtatggcccaaaaaccaaaaaaaagaaaagaaaagaaaagaaaagaaacctggggtttatttatttatttttagtcactTCTCTTAGATGTGAAAGTAGGATTCGCTCCATCATTTGCTCTCTCTGACTTTGAGGTTGAGGTGCTTTTTGGTGTAATCACACTTCACTTAAGGGGCAGGTCAGGAAATCCTGGCAGAATGTGAAGACTGAAGGAGATGAAGTTTTCTTTGACAAAGCTCAGGAAGGCAGAAAGCATGTCCAAGACTGGCACAGCCCTTAAGTAGGAATCCAATCAGTTTTCTTCCAGGGTGTATCTTTTGAACACCAGAAGACAGATTGCTCAGGGTTGAGGGTCACTTAGTTCTGAAAAACTGTGCTTTAGTTCTCCTGTGCTTTAGCTcttctcttgggggggggggggtctcttaCACCTACACAGGTgcccttcttcccctttcctcctgcCTGCTGAGCTCTAGAATGTTTCTTCCTTCTTACATTTGCCCAGCAGTAGCATAGGCCTATGTGTTGAGCTGCTCAGAGTGCAGAGTCCCGTTCCTTGGCTTAGGCAGGAAGATTAGGCCATGGACACAGCTGTTTTCCCTCCCTTCAGAAGCTGACTAGGCCTTTGTCCTTTTGAGTGGCTCCTGctctttttcgttttgttttgttttctttctgggtgacacctggcagcgctcagggcttactcctggctctacattcataaatagctcctggcaggctcgggggaccatatgggatgccgggattcaaaccaccgtccttcagcttttaaggcaaatgccctaccgctgcactatctctccagccccctggctcCTGCTCTTGActaggattctttttttctttctttgtggccataccaggtggtgctcagggtttactcctggttctgtgctcagggatcattcctagaggacTCAGAGATTCTTATGGGATGCAGACGATCGAATTTGggctctgtgctatcattcttggAGCCTTTGAacacaactttgtatctgtgggaGTCACTTCCAGCTGCGCCTTCTCAGACTTACTGCTGGCTGCTCACCCTTGGTCTTGTGTTTGCCTCCCCCAGGTGCTCTGGCCTCGAAAAGCAAGAAGCCATGTGTTCAGTATGTGCCCCCGGAGAAGCCCTGTGACAGCCCTGCGTCCTCCCATGGCAGCATGCTGGACTCCCCAGCCACCCCTTCTGCTGCCTTGGCGTCCCCTGCGGCCCCTGCCGCCACCCACTCGGAGCAAGCACAGCCCTTGTCTCTGACCACCAAGCCCGAGAGCCGGGCccagctggctctgcactcagcagccTTCCTGCCCTCCAAGGCCGCGGCCACCTCCTCGGGCCCCCTGGGCAGCCAGGCTCCACTCCTCTCCCGGCCTCTGCCGCTGGCGGCCATGCCCGCCGCTCTGCTGACCTCCCCACCGGCCTTCTCTGCCGCGCTCCATGCCCACCAGGCTCTCCCAATCCTCCAGGCCCAGCCTCTCTCCTTGGTCACCAAGTCAGCCCACTGAGCTGCCCCCGACCTAGGCAGGCCGGCAAGCGAGCACCAAGTAGGCACGATACAGAAGAAGAGGGAAACAAAGGAAACTTTATTGGTCAATATTTGACCACTCTGGACTGTTCTGTAAAGTGACTGGTAACAGCAGCACTTTACCATTTGTAGATGTAACCAGTAGCTGACCTTAAGgcttttttttacaaaaaaaaaaaggaaaaaaagataaagaaaagaaacaaacaaacaaaaaaaaaattcttacaagAGAACCGAACAGTAGCGTGTTATTCCTCCCAA
Coding sequences within:
- the TCF7L1 gene encoding transcription factor 7-like 1, encoding MPQLGGGGGAGGSGGGGGGGSGSGAAGGGDDLGANDELIPFQDEGGEEQEPSSDSASAQRDLDEVKSSLVNESENQSSSSDSEAERRPQPARDAFQKPRDYFAEVRRPQDGAFFKGPPYPGYPFLMIPDLSSPYLPTGPLSPGGARTYLQMKWPLLDVPSSATVKDTRSPSPAHLSNKVPVVQHPHHMHPLTPLITYSNDHFPPGSPTHLSPEIDPKTGIPRPPHPSELSPYYPLSPGAVGQIPHPLGWLVPQQGQPVYSLPPGGFRHPYPALAMNASMSSLVSSRFSPHMVAPAHPGLPTSGIPHPAIVSPIVKQEPAPPSLSPAVSAKSPITVKKEEEKKPHVKKPLNAFMLYMKEMRAKVVAECTLKESAAINQILGRKWHNLSREEQAKYYELARKERQLHSQLYPTWSARDNYGKKKKRKREKQLSQTQAQQQSQEAESALASKSKKPCVQYVPPEKPCDSPASSHGSMLDSPATPSAALASPAAPAATHSEQAQPLSLTTKPESRAQLALHSAAFLPSKAAATSSGPLGSQAPLLSRPLPLAAMPAALLTSPPAFSAALHAHQALPILQAQPLSLVTKSAH